In Sardina pilchardus chromosome 10, fSarPil1.1, whole genome shotgun sequence, one genomic interval encodes:
- the slc1a2b gene encoding excitatory amino acid transporter 2b isoform X2: protein MPKQVEVRMHESHLEPIEAAPQSKCGRICSKLFKNLLLTLTVLGVILGAVSGMLLRVASPINPDIVMVIAFPGDILMRMLKMLILPLIISSLITGLAGLDAKSSGRLGTRAMVYYMSTTVIAAILGVILVLVIHPGNPKMKEQLGEGLVHDEVSSLDAFFDLIRNLFPENLVQACFQQIQTVVKKEEVLPAEVNSTLDDLLSNATKAPAVFVTKKSLQFKSGMNVLGLIGFFIAFGICMGKMGERARLMLEFFNILNEIVMKLVLMIMWYSPFGIACLICGKIISISDLEVVARQLGMYMVTVIVGLIIHGAIFLPCIYFAIVRKNPFTFFMGIFQAWITALGTASSAGTLPVTFRCLEENLGIDKRVTRFVLPVGATINMDGTALYEAVAAIFIAQMNGIHLDPGQIVTVSLTATLASVGAASIPSAGLVTMLLILTAVGLPTQDISLLVAVDWLLDRFRTSVNVVGDSFGAGIVYHMSKAELDALDAQHGKSDDIEMMTKTPSYYDDLKNHHENNSNQ from the exons GTGTGATCCTGGGTGCCGTCTCTGGAATGCTTCTACGTGTGGCCTCGCCAATTAATCCGGACATTGTCATGGTGATCGCCTTCCCTGGTGATATCCTGATGAGGATGTTGAAGATGCTCATCCTCCCCCTCATCATCTCCAGTTTGATCACAG GATTGGCTGGTTTGGATGCCAAATCCAGTGGCCGTCTGGGCACCAGGGCCATGGTCTACTACATGTCCACCACCGTCATCGCCGCCATCTTGGGTGTGATCCTGGTGCTGGTCATCCATCCTGGAAACCCCAAGATGAAGGAGCAGCTGGGAGAGGGTCTCGTCCATGATGAGGTCTCCAGCCTGGACGCCTTCTTCGATCTCATCAGGAACCTGTTCCCTGAGAACCTGGTCCAAGCTTGCTTCCAGCAG ATCCAGACAGTTGTGAAGAAGGAGGAGGTCCTCCCGGCCGAGGTGAACAGCACACTGGACGACCTCCTCTCCAATGCCACCAAGGCCCCAGCCGTTTTCGTCACCAAAAAGTCACTGCAGTTCAAGAGCGGGATGAACGTGCTGG GCCTGATTGGCTTCTTCATCGCCTTTGGAATCTGCATGGGGAAGATGGGCGAGAGGGCCCGCCTGATGCTGGAGTTCTTCAACATCCTGAACGAGATTGTCATGAAGCTGGTCCTCATGATCATGTG gtACTCTCCCTTCGGTATTGCCTGCCTGATCTGTGGCAAGATCATCTCCATCAGTGACCTGGAGGTGGTTGCCAGGCAGCTGGGGATGTACATGGTGACGGTCATCGTCGGCCTCATCATCCACGGAGCCATCTTCCTGCCCTGCATTTACTTCGCCATCGTGAGGAAAAACCCCTTCACCTTCTTCATGGGCATCTTCCAGGCTTGGATCACAGCTCTGGGAACAGCCTCGAG CGCTGGAACTCTGCCGGTTACCTTCCGTTGCCTTGAGGAGAACCTGGGCATCGATAAGAGGGTGACCCGCTTCGTCCTCCCTGTCGGCGCCACCATCAACATGGATGGCACTGCCCTCTATGAGGCTGTGGCCGCCATCTTCATTGCCCAGATGAACGGCATCCATCTTGACCCTGGCCAGATTGTCACCGTCAG TCTCACTGCCACCCTGGCCAGTGTAGGGGCGGCCAGTATCCCCAGTGCTGGGCTGGTGACCATGCTGCTGATCCTGACAGCTGTGGGTCTCCCCACCCAGGACATCAGCCTGCTGGTGGCAGTCGACTGGCTGCT GGATCGCTTCCGTACCTCAGTAAACGTGGTCGGTGACTCCTTCGGTGCCGGGATCGTGTACCACATGTCCAAGGCGGAGCTTGATGCCCTCGATGCCCAGCACGGCAAGTCGGACGACATCGAGATGATGACCAAGACCCCGTCCTACTACGACGACCTCAAGAACCACCACGAAAACAACTCCAACCA GTAA
- the slc1a2b gene encoding excitatory amino acid transporter 2b isoform X1, with the protein MNANSMPKQVEVRMHESHLEPIEAAPQSKCGRICSKLFKNLLLTLTVLGVILGAVSGMLLRVASPINPDIVMVIAFPGDILMRMLKMLILPLIISSLITGLAGLDAKSSGRLGTRAMVYYMSTTVIAAILGVILVLVIHPGNPKMKEQLGEGLVHDEVSSLDAFFDLIRNLFPENLVQACFQQIQTVVKKEEVLPAEVNSTLDDLLSNATKAPAVFVTKKSLQFKSGMNVLGLIGFFIAFGICMGKMGERARLMLEFFNILNEIVMKLVLMIMWYSPFGIACLICGKIISISDLEVVARQLGMYMVTVIVGLIIHGAIFLPCIYFAIVRKNPFTFFMGIFQAWITALGTASSAGTLPVTFRCLEENLGIDKRVTRFVLPVGATINMDGTALYEAVAAIFIAQMNGIHLDPGQIVTVSLTATLASVGAASIPSAGLVTMLLILTAVGLPTQDISLLVAVDWLLDRFRTSVNVVGDSFGAGIVYHMSKAELDALDAQHGKSDDIEMMTKTPSYYDDLKNHHENNSNQ; encoded by the exons GTGTGATCCTGGGTGCCGTCTCTGGAATGCTTCTACGTGTGGCCTCGCCAATTAATCCGGACATTGTCATGGTGATCGCCTTCCCTGGTGATATCCTGATGAGGATGTTGAAGATGCTCATCCTCCCCCTCATCATCTCCAGTTTGATCACAG GATTGGCTGGTTTGGATGCCAAATCCAGTGGCCGTCTGGGCACCAGGGCCATGGTCTACTACATGTCCACCACCGTCATCGCCGCCATCTTGGGTGTGATCCTGGTGCTGGTCATCCATCCTGGAAACCCCAAGATGAAGGAGCAGCTGGGAGAGGGTCTCGTCCATGATGAGGTCTCCAGCCTGGACGCCTTCTTCGATCTCATCAGGAACCTGTTCCCTGAGAACCTGGTCCAAGCTTGCTTCCAGCAG ATCCAGACAGTTGTGAAGAAGGAGGAGGTCCTCCCGGCCGAGGTGAACAGCACACTGGACGACCTCCTCTCCAATGCCACCAAGGCCCCAGCCGTTTTCGTCACCAAAAAGTCACTGCAGTTCAAGAGCGGGATGAACGTGCTGG GCCTGATTGGCTTCTTCATCGCCTTTGGAATCTGCATGGGGAAGATGGGCGAGAGGGCCCGCCTGATGCTGGAGTTCTTCAACATCCTGAACGAGATTGTCATGAAGCTGGTCCTCATGATCATGTG gtACTCTCCCTTCGGTATTGCCTGCCTGATCTGTGGCAAGATCATCTCCATCAGTGACCTGGAGGTGGTTGCCAGGCAGCTGGGGATGTACATGGTGACGGTCATCGTCGGCCTCATCATCCACGGAGCCATCTTCCTGCCCTGCATTTACTTCGCCATCGTGAGGAAAAACCCCTTCACCTTCTTCATGGGCATCTTCCAGGCTTGGATCACAGCTCTGGGAACAGCCTCGAG CGCTGGAACTCTGCCGGTTACCTTCCGTTGCCTTGAGGAGAACCTGGGCATCGATAAGAGGGTGACCCGCTTCGTCCTCCCTGTCGGCGCCACCATCAACATGGATGGCACTGCCCTCTATGAGGCTGTGGCCGCCATCTTCATTGCCCAGATGAACGGCATCCATCTTGACCCTGGCCAGATTGTCACCGTCAG TCTCACTGCCACCCTGGCCAGTGTAGGGGCGGCCAGTATCCCCAGTGCTGGGCTGGTGACCATGCTGCTGATCCTGACAGCTGTGGGTCTCCCCACCCAGGACATCAGCCTGCTGGTGGCAGTCGACTGGCTGCT GGATCGCTTCCGTACCTCAGTAAACGTGGTCGGTGACTCCTTCGGTGCCGGGATCGTGTACCACATGTCCAAGGCGGAGCTTGATGCCCTCGATGCCCAGCACGGCAAGTCGGACGACATCGAGATGATGACCAAGACCCCGTCCTACTACGACGACCTCAAGAACCACCACGAAAACAACTCCAACCA GTAA